A stretch of Phoenix dactylifera cultivar Barhee BC4 chromosome 16, palm_55x_up_171113_PBpolish2nd_filt_p, whole genome shotgun sequence DNA encodes these proteins:
- the LOC103710179 gene encoding trafficking protein particle complex subunit 6b-like — MGREVAETCMEGMILEMVSAYSTRFYATKPDLAARRIEAIGYQVGLQLSERYTTERPRFGDHLEAIKFICKDFWSELFNKQIDNLRTNHRGTFVLQDNRFRWLTRIPINSLPNKMDASQHDPSAPTPDNKAAQDTSMHLYFPCGIIRGALSSLGIPCAVSADISNLPACSFVVRIKA; from the exons ATGGGGAGGGAGGTGGCTGAGACCTGCATGGAAGGCATGATCTTGGAGATGGTGTCCGCGTACTCCACCCGCTTCTACGCCACGAAGCCCGACCTCGCCGCCCGCCGGATCGAGGCCATTGGCTACCAGGTCGGCCTCCAGCTCTCCGAGAG ATATACAACAGAGCGCCCACGGTTTGGTGATCATCTAGAGGCAATCAAGTTCATCTGCAAAGATTTTTGGTCAGAGCTATTCAATAAGCAGATTGATAACCTGAGGACTAATCACCGA GGTACGTTTGTGCTTCAGGATAATCGGTTCCGTTGGCTTACACGCATACCAATCAATTCATTGCCCAATAAGATGGATGCATCCCAGCATGACCCTTCTGCACCAACCCCTGATAATAAAGCAGCTCAAGACACAAGCATGCATCTCTATTTCCCATGTGGAATTATAAGGGGGGCCCTCTCCAGCCTGGGAATTCCATGTGCTGTTTCTGCTGACATATCCAACCTGCCTGCAT GTTCGTTTGTGGTACGCATAAAAGCTTAA